The genomic region gtggccactgcacatactacagcttcttggagctataGGTGTGAGCtgggtgacaggtagacaccaaatgtggatgagcagccctgaaaagggctcagcaagccctcactcCCAGTTACTGGTCTTTCCTTAACACCTTCTATAGAAAGTAGCTacagtgaaggaagaaaaatagctaTGGAGATACCCAGAAGTTAACAAGAGGTAAAATTGAAGAAAAGAGCCTGTAGTAAAATTATGGCCCTAAATGCCTATACAGCAACACTCAAAGTTTAGGCAATACATAAGAAGGTATAGAGGTTCTAATATAAGAGGCTACTTTAGGCTTTGATGCCACAGGAAAAACTACCTCCCACTTAAAGCTGACTCccaaatggaatggactgccttgggagacAGTTGCTGATCTTTGTAATGATGGTCTTCAAGCAGGGGCTGGATGACTTCTAGTGATGTATGTGATAGTGGAGATGCCTTTATGGCCTTGAATGGACTTGATAGCTATCAaaattccagttctaaaattctgtgcttctggacttaagtgacttgcttaaggcccCATAGTTcgttaatggcagagccaggactagaccTCAGGTCTAGTTCACTATCGCTTTCTGTTCTctattttccatctttgtattcTAGTTCCTGTGCTCTTTTGCCCAGCCTGTACCACTACattattctcctcttttttccctctgcccCATCTGTCCATctcactctcctttcttctcctgttACCTTGACTCCCTTGTCTTTTCTtcattccatctcctttctttttctcccttaatGCAAATTCCTTTGTATTCATACCTAATTATTCCTAGGCTCATCTCCATCCTGATTTGGTACTAATTAACCCCATTAAgcattttacatctttttttttcctttgtctcattATCCCCAGACTTGACCTTAATATCCTTTTCCcccacttctctttcctgttcttaGAGTAGTATAGCTCAATCAATAAATCGGTGAGTCACTAAGTGACAACTGTGCTTTTCTAGCTTTCCTATCTCATGTTCCTGCTCCCCTAATGGCTAGACTCCTTTCTGCATTCTCAGCTCCAATCTCTCTTGtccccattccctttcctcaGTCCTGGTTCACCTCATACTCCTCCCCATGTGCTCCTTTCCCTTGTTAAAGGCTACCAGTATGAGACTCTGAGCTGCTCAATCCTTCTGAGCTTGTTTAGCATGGCTCCTTCAGTCCATTAGCAGCTTATCACTTCCCCCTCATCAACCCTCTACATCTCCTTTCATACTCCACAGTAAACAATGGGATCAGGGTCGGCCTGACAGATGCCTGGTGTTAGAGCAGTGTCTGGCTAGGCCAGGAAAAGGATTTGACTGGAGAGCTTCCTCATACCCTGAATTGTGCTCCTGGATCTTGGTACCGGGTATCCCCAATGAAGACGTATCCACAAATATGTTTTCTATGTTTCCCGGCTCCACGTCTTACATAGAATATTCATTCAAAGTCTCCATAggatagtagaaagagaactggatttggtatttagaagacctggattaaaatctttacttttccacttactacctgtggccTTGGGAAGCTAAGTGGCCTagtgagtggatagagtacagggttggcagtcaggaaagctcatcttcttgagctcaaatctggcctcagacacttatgagctgggtgaccctgggcaagtcacttaactctgtttgcttctgtttcctcatctgtagaatgtgttggagaaggaaatggcaaaccactttagaatctttgccaagcaaacctcaaatggggtcacgaagagtcacacatgacttaACAACAGCCACCTGTGGCATTGtataagtcatctaacctctctggcCCCTAGCTTCATCATCGGTAAGACAAGGGATCggatgaactagatgacctctaagattccttccagttctaaatcgaTGACCTTATGAGCCCTCTTGTGTATAGAGGTATGTCCTTGGGCTCCATGATTTGTAGTTACCTGGGTCATGCATGTTCTTGATCCTAGTAACTTCAGTGATCCTGTGTACCAAGCATGGAATGTTGAAggacttaaatatttgttgaatttgaatttgaattcaccTGTATATTCTGAATGATGCCATTAGAGTCAGAGATAGAGAGGAGCAATTAAAGAGGGTGATGGAGACAGGttcaaagaaagagaggaattGGGAAAAGGAAAACTAGTTATAGGCAGACACAATGAAAAACTGGGCCCTATGCAGCAGAAATCAAAGCTGAAGGTCATCCAGTACAGGGCCCCTTAGCTAGCCTAGAACCTAGAGAACAGGTAAAGGGGTATAATCTCCgatttcttcccctccactaaaGACACACGTTGAATGGACTTCAAAGTACCTATCCCTGCCAGCTCCCACTGCCAATATGCCTTAGGTTGTACGCTGATGAACACCAGGCACTGTGTGGAACCCAGACATCTCTCTGGGACTAGAAATAGAAGTAGTAAACAccatggaggagagagaggtatCCAGGGGCCACCTAGTTGTGGGAAGGAAACATTAACCCCTCTTGTTTCATATTTGTACAGATTCATTTAAATAATGCCTGACAGGTTTAAACAATTCTCTGGCTAATTCCTGGTGTCCCCTTGTCAACCTTTTACTTTGGAATGATAGCCCTAAGAGGTGTTATAGGATTAGTCAGAGAATGTAGGTcacctcccctttcctccaatcCTCTCTGGCCCCTTGATAGGAAAGGAGAATGTGGCCATCTGGGAATGAGGAGAGAggaatagataggtagatagataaaaaagagagaatgatagaGAAGTAGAAATTCTGATTTTCCATCTTGATTGATGGTAGATCTCTAGGTCTTTTAGCTCATCTACTTTATTTACTACCTCAAAATTAACAGGCTTGTGTTAACTTGTGGAGCCAGGTCATGAGGGGCACTGAGCATACAGGTGTCAAACTCTCCACTTCCCCTCACAGAAGGCAGTGGTTATTTTTCTGATGTGCTTTAAGAACATATACTGCAAGGGCTGTTGTCACTGTCCAGCTGTAGATGGATCAACCACTTGGaaggaagaaggatgagaattttTGAAAACAGGAAGCAAAGCCAGTGAGCCTGGTGGGTGTTGGGAGGACAGAACTTGTCTTGAACTAAGACAATGAGGCTAGAGAGGGTGTGTGAGTTTTGCTGGTGAGAGAGGGCAGCAGAATCCAGAAAGCCAAAGAAATttgtaaaaaagagagaaatagaagaggaagggagCATATTGACCAAAGTTTTCCTATTTTAAGGGTTCAAGTAGCTCCCAGGGCCTGGGATGCTAATAGGGTGATAATAAGGGGGGAGGTAAAGATTCTAGTGCCAGAGAGCTAAGGACTTGCTGGCCAGACGTGAGGGACTTTATTGAGGGGGGTATGATATCCCCTAAAAACCTTCCCTGCGTGACAGTCCACTCTTCATCCTCTCAGACTAGGGGATATGCAAATGACCCTGGTATATCATTGGTTGGGAGCCAGAGAGGAGAGGATGACCTCATCAGGCTGACTCTTTAAGAGCATCCACTCAAGCAAGTTCTGTGTCCACAGCCCCATCTATACTgaggaccagtgtccccagtttcTGTTCAATGGGGCCATTTGTCTCTAGGAGAGTGGTGCCTGCCTGTCTATAACCTTGCCTGCATATTCTTCAATCATTCCCAAAGTAAGTGTTTTCCAGGGCTGAATTAGATatcactttctctctccttccctgattCAAAACTTCTctggacttttctttctttctttcattcttctctcttctttcctccaaatctccctctctttctctttatctcattTCTGGGGTCTAATTTCTTAGGTCTACTTTGTGTCTATCTCAATGTCTCCCAGAGAAGATTGTCTGAAGGGCTCAAGGAAATGGTCAGCGATCCACCTATGGGACAAGGAGAGTGAGGGACTCTGCTTTTCTCATCTCACTTCTTATCTTTCCTGCAATAATGCATGGTTTTAGTATTGGGTGTGACTGGGTTGTGGAAAGGGGCTGCTCAAATCTGGAGCAGTAAGATGGAGCCAGACTAAGCACTAGAACCTAATCATTCTCTAGATATGAGATTCTGCTCTACCTGCCCTTTCTGGAGCCTGTGGGAGAACAGTGGACATCCTAGAAAATGGCTAACTAAAGCAAATTTAGCACAAACGTCATAAGATCATAGTATTTTAGGGCTGGAAAGAGCTTTAGAATTTCTTTTgaccttcattttgcaaatgaggaaattggggaaTGAAAAGTTTTTTTCAAAGTCAGACAGCTAGTCACCTCCATACATAGTAGGATCGGAAGGGAGGAAGGATTAATTTAGCAATACATACAAGCTGGGGAAACTGTGGAATCCCCTGTAAAAGGTTGGATAAAATGGAAGGGTGGTCCATACTGGGTCCTGATCCACTCTAGGACTGTTCCTAaagttcttattttcttcttggaTGACTTCATCCAGAACGAATTCTCAACTCACTGAGTTGAGACATCTTGTTACCAACTTCTTGATTGTAGAACATACATACAGCCACCATTTCCAACCTAAATGTGTTGTATACAACACACAGAGATGCATGcacatattttaaaagcaaattaagcTTTATCTGACTTTGAGAATTGATCGAGAATTTTGGAACACCTCTTGGGATAACTGGAGACTCTAGCGTGTCACAAACTCAGGATTGGGAATTACTGCCATAGAAAAATTTGTTTCTCCCTAGAGTTCGTGCTTTAAGAGCCTGGGAGCAGGAGTACTGaactggccttctcttctttttggaCTCTGCAGACACACTCCATCAGCACATGCTCCTAAGCCCTAGGCTACCTGGAGGATTGgactaaaaaaagtttttatcaatgtcttttgtttcttacatcatgATAGTTATCTCAAGTatcctttgctctttctcttcctctccaagaCAGCCATCCCCTATAACAAATAGAATTTTTTAGAGAGGAATTAAAAATCAGCTCAACTGATCAATACACTggaaaaaagtccaaaaacatgagCTATATGTAACACCCATGGACCTCTCACTTCTGTGAAGGGGTGGATTAGGAGTTTCCTTTCCTATCTCTTAATTCTACTATTGGTTgacctttataattttgttacatttattttttattttctggcGTGTGGCTGtttcttccatttatattgttgtagaaTCATGGATTTTGAAATCTAGAAGGAACCTGAGGGATTATTTAGGCCAATACCCTCAGGAAACGAAGGCTTggaaaagttgagtgacttgctgaaTTTGTCATGAAGCTAGTTGGTGACAGTGCTAGAACCAGAATCCAGCCtctcagtcctctttccactacgGTAATAAGCCTCAGGCAAACAGTCGTCAAGCCTCTTTCTCCACCTGTCTCACCTTGTCTCCTCTCTTCCAGGTGGATCCTTCTCATCCACCCCCAGCAATGGCACTGCCCCCTAGTCCCCTGGCTATGGAGTATGTCAATGATTTTGATCTGATGAAGTTTGAGGTAAAAAGGGAGCCCTCTGAAGGCCGATCTGGGCCTCCCACAGCCTCACTGGGTTCCACCCCTTACAGTTCAGTGCCCCCCTCACCCACCTTCAGTGATCCAGGTGTAGTGGGGGCCACTGAGGGGGTCCGGCAGGGTCTGGAAGAGCTATACTGGTTGGCTGCTCTGCAGCAGCAGCTGGGCACTGGGGAGGGGCTGGGGTTGAGTCCTGATGAAGCTGTGGAGTTCCTGCAGGGACAGGGACCAGCCCCTGCTGAGGGACCTCTCTCCCACTACCCAGGAGGTTCAGAAGAAATGGGTGGCCTGAACTCCCAGGTGAGAGGGGACTCGATGTCGGTGacagggtgggtgggtgggtcaGTGCTGAGGTAAGGAAAAGAAGGTTagtacagaaaaagagagagaggagaaagtggaAGTTGAATGGAGAGGGTGAGAAAGCTTGAGGAAAGATTGAGTGGTGGCacgggagagaagggagaaaaagggaactagatttaaaaaaaagagcctccaCTCTGTCTCAAGGTTtccagaaagggagagaaattaatattctatgttggagggggaggggggaagaaaaagataGAGAGGGGACAGAGTGAGCAGAAATGAATAGGGATTCGAGGGTGAGCACAGAGTTAAGGGGGAAAAGtatctggaaagaaaaaaatatattcaggAGGTGGGGAAAAGACAAAGATTCATGTGTAGAGGCTAGATAGAAGGTGGTTGGTGGACGTGACTCGAGGTTGACCTAAGACTTTGCTTCCCCCCCCTTCCTAACCTTCTCTGGAAGGATTGGGGCTCATCCTATTAATTACAGGCACAAATGGGGGTGTCAAGGGGATTAAGATGTAATCTAAATCCCTAAGGGGTCACAGGAAGGTAGCCTCTTCCGGTGGACTGTGTGGAGGATCTAAACTGACCTGGTCTTTCTCCCACATTTTCATAGGATTATGACCTTAGGGAAGGATGGGGTTTGGGGAGGGTGTGACGTGGATAGGTGGGTGTTCTCTGGGTTGCTAAAGGTAAGAGATATGGGAGGGACTCACAGTTCTCAGGAAAACTGCCTAAGTAGGACtgtggaggggaaaggaggactgggggaagggaggagggaagaaagtgtAGGTGCTTCAAGGTAGAATAGATGAATGGAACTTGGGGGTGTACGCTGcaagaagggttggggaagaaTTAGACAGGTCCTGCTGTGTGTGGGGAAGGATCAAAGACGTGTCCAGTACGGAGGGGCTGGTCTGTATTGGTGGCTTCTGCTGAATGGGTTCGGGAGCGGTTTATGATGGGGGATGGAGTGGGGGGCGGAGGGACTTGTCCTTGGAGAGACTGGGTGGACCTGGGAGCCTgaatcctcctcttcttctctccagcTCCCGGGGCTGGCGGAGCGCTTTTCGGACGCTGCGTTGGTGTCCATGTCGGTGCGTGAGCTGAACCGGCAGCTGCGGGGCTGCGGGCGGGATGAGGCTCTGCGGCTCAAGCAGAGGCGCCGCACCCTGAAGAACCGCGGCTACGCCCAGGCCTGCCGCTCCAAGCGGCTTCAGCAGCGGCGCGGGCTGGAGGCAGAGCGGGCCCGCCTGGCCGCCCAGCTGGACGCCTTGCGGGCAGAGCTGGCGCGCCTGGCCCGGGAGCGTGACCTCTACAAAGCTCGCTGTGACAAGATGTCAGCCGGCGCCCCTGGCCCCGGCCCTAGCCTTGGCCTTGGCCCTGACTCCGGCCGATCCCCGCGCCCGGGGGACCACGGTCACTTCTTCCTCTGAAGCCCGCCCCTTCGGGGACCACATATTGCAGAGGCACACGAAGCAGCCTGGCCTGAGCGATTCCCTTACCCTAACAAATTGGTATCTCCCCTGGCCCGATGTAAACCTTCAGATGCATCGCATACGAGGGGGCTTTATTCGTCTTTGTTTGACtcagaaatatttctttaaaggTCTTCCATTTAGGATTACTGATTTCTCCCGAAAGAGAAGTGGGTGAACTGCAAAGATAAGGCTGTTTCACCCCATTCCCTGGGAGTCAGTGTACCCCAGCTTCTTCCTCCcttacctcctccttctccaatttCCAGGACACCGCCTAGAACATGAAATCCTTGGGTTTGCAGGGACGGGGCAAAATCGATGGACTTCTTGGAAGGGAGCATAGGATTTCTAAGCACCAACACTGTATGTAGCATGTGACATAGACGGTGTGCCCCTGCATTTGAGGGAAATTCAGGGGGCCTTCTATTTCCTCCACCTCATTTATTTGGggtttcattttgcttctggcttccagtatTTTTGAGGTCATGAGGAATAaacttcaggccaaatctgagtGGCCTAGTTGccactttaaaaaatttcctaacTAGAACGCTAGATTGAGTGGTTTCTCTCCTGGAATCCCTCCCCCCATGCATAGTTCAACAGGAATCCATATTGGAGATGCTCCTTTCCCCACATCTTGAAACTGGCAACCTCAAGAGGCCCAGAAGATCGAAGGGGTGGGGTCAGACAATCTCCTTAGCTCAAAAGATGGCCAAGAGAAATTCACAGAGGGAAGTTCCCTTACCTCCAGCATCCTGACTCAGTACCCAGAAAGTAAGTTGGGCAGATCTGACCCTTAAACATACTTAGGTGAATAAGGGAGGACTTATATTAGTGAGGGGCCCTGATAATTTTGACTGTGTCCTTTCCAGAGTCCCCCTTTTAGATCCCTACTTATCACCTTTCATGTGACTATCTTGAACATCCTCAGGTACCCCTGCTCTCTtcattcttcagcattttttggatGAGACttcgggggggggggtagggagggagcaGGAAGTAAATTTAAAATGAGAGCTGGATCAGGATTTTAATACTGTTGATCAAAAATAATTACGATGAAAGatatttctattcttttcacCTGCATTGAGTCTGCCTTCTGTCTATGTTGGGGAATGGGGCATGTGGTGTGCATGTTATTTGTATTGAGGAGTTAGAGAGATTGCTAGGGTGATCCTGCCCCCAAGTCCATGTGGTAGATCTCAGCTTCAGATTAGGGACAGCCCTCGTCTACTGGCAGGCAGGAGAAGCTCATGGTCCAAACTGACCACAGAATGTGACAATGATCTGAATCACATCTGAGTCTGGACATCCTTGGGCTGGGATATGGTTTTGGG from Trichosurus vulpecula isolate mTriVul1 chromosome 8, mTriVul1.pri, whole genome shotgun sequence harbors:
- the NRL gene encoding neural retina-specific leucine zipper protein, which gives rise to MALPPSPLAMEYVNDFDLMKFEVKREPSEGRSGPPTASLGSTPYSSVPPSPTFSDPGVVGATEGVRQGLEELYWLAALQQQLGTGEGLGLSPDEAVEFLQGQGPAPAEGPLSHYPGGSEEMGGLNSQLPGLAERFSDAALVSMSVRELNRQLRGCGRDEALRLKQRRRTLKNRGYAQACRSKRLQQRRGLEAERARLAAQLDALRAELARLARERDLYKARCDKMSAGAPGPGPSLGLGPDSGRSPRPGDHGHFFL